ACAGTTCTTTTATTATCACGTCCCCGAATGGGTGGCCGGCGACCCCGCGCAGCCGGCGCCCCCCGCGCACCGGACGCATCCCAACCATGACTGGCGGCATCTGCACGCCCGCGACATCCTGTCGATGCCCGACGTCTGGGAGTTCCCCTGGTTCGCCGTCTGGGACACGGCCTTCCACATGATCCCGCACGGCGACATGGACCCCGCCTTCGCCAAGGACCAGATGCTCCGGTTCCTCCGCGAATGGTACATGCACCCCAACGGCCAGTTGCCGGCGTATGAATTCAACTTCGCCGATGTGAATCCGCCCGTCCACGCCTGGGCCTGCCGGCGGATCTACGAACGCTCGGGCAAGACGGATAAGCGGTTCCTGGCGCGGGTCTTCCAGAAGCTGGCGCTGAACTTCACCTGGTGGGTCAACCGCAAGGACTTCACCGGCCGGCACCTCTTCTCGGGAGGCTTCCTGGGGCTGGACAACATCGGCGTCTTCGACCGCTCCAGCCCGCTCCCCACCGGCGGCCACCTGGAGCAGGCCGACGGCACCGCCTGGATGGCGTTCTTCTGTGTGGAGATGCTGGAGATCGCCCTGGAGCTGGCCGCCGACGATCCAGCGTATGAAGATATGGCCAGTAAGTTCTTCGAACACTATTTGGCGATCACCTCGGCCATCAACACCATCGACGGCACCGGCCTGTGGGACGAGGCCGACGGCTTCTACTACGATCACCTTCACCTTGACGGCAAGATGAAGCCGCTGCACGTCCGGTCGATGGTGGGCCTGATCCCGCTCTTCGCGGTCGGCCTGCTGTCGCAGGAGCGGCTTGACGCCCTGCCCAACTTCCGCCGCCGGGTCGAGTGGGTGGCCCGCCACATGCCCAGAGCCTCGGCGCACCTGGAGCTTCCCGGCGCTCGCCCGGACGCCGGCGACGACTTCTACCTGCTGTCGATCCCCTCTCAGGACCGGCTGAAGCGGCTGATGACGTACGTGCTGGACGAGGCTGAGTTCCTCTCGCCGTACGGCGTGCGGTCGCTCTCGCGGGTCCACGCCGAGAAGCCGTTCGTCATCCACGCCGGCGGCGGCGAGCACCGCGTCGAGTACGTCCCGGCCGAGGCCGACGGCGGCCTCTTCGGCGGCAACTCCAACTGGCGCGGTCCCGTCTGGTTCCCGCTGAACTTCCTGCTGGTCGAGTCCCTCGAACGCTACGGCGCCTTCTACGGCGACGCCTGCAAGGTCGAGTGCCCGACCGGCTCCGGGAACTTCGTCACCCTCACCGAGGCCGCCGACGAGATCGCCCGCCGCCTGACGCGGATCTTCCTCCCCGACGCCCAGGGGAATCGCCCCTGCCACGGCGGCGACCCTCGATACGCCGACGACCCGCACTGGAAGGACCTCGTTCTCTTCTACGAATTCTTCCACGGCGACACCGGCCGAGGCTGCGGCGCCAACCACCAGACCGGCTGGACCGCCCTGGCCGCGACCCTCCTGCGCGATCGGCACGGGGCCTGATCCTGAACTGAGCGGATGCAAAAGGAGACGGCCGTGGACGTGGCTGGCGCGAGGGAATTCTATCGCAACATCCGAGGGAGCCTCGGCGCCGCGGCCGCCATCTTGGTCATCGACGTGGTGTTCCTCGGATCGATCCTCTGGTCACTGATCCTCTGTCCGATTTGGGTTTTCGTCAGCCTCGTGAAGAGCGCGAACCGCCACCGTCCCGGTTATGGTCTCGTCGTGACCAGAATGTTGATTCCAGTGGCGACGTTTCTACTTGTCAGGGCCAACGACTCGTTTCAACGCGGGATGGCCGAGGCGAACGCCCAGCGAATCATCGCGGCTTGCGAGGCCTATCAGGCCGACAACGGCAGCCTGCCTGGCGGCCTTAAAGATCTCGTGCCGAAATACCTGAGTTCGGTTCCGGTCGCGAAGTATTGTCTGGGGCCGTGGAGCCGCTTCACTTATTTCAATTCCAAAGGTGGAACGGCCATGCTCGTATGGCATGTTGTTCCGCCGTACTACCGGAAAATTTACAGCTTCGAGGATCGGCGCTGGAGCTACCTCGATTAGATGGCTCGCGTGGCCACGGAGTCCAGCATCGCTCGATCCGACGCCATGACGGCCTTCCCCCCTCGCGGGGGAAGGTGGCCCGATGGGCCGGATGAGGGGGGATCGGCGTGGCATCGAAAGCCAACTGGTGGGGTGCCATGGCCACGCTTGCGTGGCCATGCGATCGGCGACGGTCGCGCTGTCATCCCACGCCGGTTCATGGCCACGCAAGCGTGGCCATGGCACCCGAAATTGAGAGCCTACCGCTGAACGTGGATCCGTCGCCGGTCGCCCCCTCATCTGACCGCTTCGCGGTCTGTCTTCCCCCTCAAGGGGGATAGACGTCAACACAAGTTCATTCCGGGAGTCCTCCACCATGAACCGTCGCGACGCAATCCGCGGGCTCGCCCTGGCCGGGACCCTGGCCACGACCGAGGGAGCGGCGAAGGCCGCTGCGCCGGCGGCGGCCGTCGAGCGCGACGGCCTGCGGTTCTGGCTGGAGTCCTCGCTGCGGCGGGTCTACCCCACGTCGCCGGCGGGAGAGGCGGCCTCGATGGACATGCTGGCCGCGAAGGGCGAACGGCTCTCGCTCCAGGCGTGCTTCCGCAACCTCGATCCCAGCAACTCGGCGATCGTGGCCTGCGAGGTCGTCGCCCCGGAGGGCTGGACGGCCCGCGTGCGGCGGGTCGGGTTCGTGCCGATGCAACATCTCGACACGGCCACGCCGCGCGACGAACTGGAGGGGGTCGGGTTCATCCCCGGCCTCTGCCCCGACCCGCTCTACAACGACGCCAAGGTCCACGTCGGGCCGGAGTCGAACGGGGTCTTCTGGATCTCGCTGAACGTCCCCGAGGGGGCCGAGGCGCGCGTCCACGAACTTCGCGTGAGGCTGACGCTCGAGAACCGATTCGGCTACGTCGATTTCACCCGCCCGCAGCCGTTCTCGGTCGAACTGCCCGCCCGGGTCGACGTGCGGCCGCTGACGCTCAGGCCGCGCCGGGACTTTCCCGTCACGAACTGGATCTCGGCCGACTCGATCTGGGAGTGGCATCGGATCAAGCCCTGCGGCGAGGAGTTCTGGAAGCTGGCCGGGGCGTACATCCGCAACCTGGTCTCGCACGGCGTCGACGTCGTCTACACGCCCCTGTTCAACATCCGCCACGAGATCCTGGAGCGCCCCGCCCAACTGCTGAAGGTCCGGAAGGTCGGCCCCGACCGGTACGACTTCGACTTCAGCGACGTTCGCCGATGGGTCCGGATCGCCCGC
This window of the Paludisphaera rhizosphaerae genome carries:
- a CDS encoding MGH1-like glycoside hydrolase domain-containing protein, with the translated sequence MADERGRLAEYESEAGPWKLWGPYLSERQWSTVREDYSADGNNWTSFPHEHARSRAYRWGEDGLLGLADRECRLGFAVALWNGRDPILKERLFGLANPQGNHGEDVKELYYFLDALPTAAYLKALYKYPQSAFPYDDLVAENGRRGFHEPEYEILDTGVFDEDRYFDVLIEYAKAAPDDVLIRVTASNRGSDPAPLVLLPTLWFRNTWSWGGGYEHEWGEPKIRRDGAGVLAEHATLGPYRLDALDAGEWVFTNNETNFDRLFGGENARSHVKDGFHDYVIDGESEAVGRESGTKAGAVYRMELAPGESRSILLRLRSVESLEGEPFGKDFDEIFSTRLVEADAFHGSLAPGLSPERAAVMRQANAGLIWNQQFFYYHVPEWVAGDPAQPAPPAHRTHPNHDWRHLHARDILSMPDVWEFPWFAVWDTAFHMIPHGDMDPAFAKDQMLRFLREWYMHPNGQLPAYEFNFADVNPPVHAWACRRIYERSGKTDKRFLARVFQKLALNFTWWVNRKDFTGRHLFSGGFLGLDNIGVFDRSSPLPTGGHLEQADGTAWMAFFCVEMLEIALELAADDPAYEDMASKFFEHYLAITSAINTIDGTGLWDEADGFYYDHLHLDGKMKPLHVRSMVGLIPLFAVGLLSQERLDALPNFRRRVEWVARHMPRASAHLELPGARPDAGDDFYLLSIPSQDRLKRLMTYVLDEAEFLSPYGVRSLSRVHAEKPFVIHAGGGEHRVEYVPAEADGGLFGGNSNWRGPVWFPLNFLLVESLERYGAFYGDACKVECPTGSGNFVTLTEAADEIARRLTRIFLPDAQGNRPCHGGDPRYADDPHWKDLVLFYEFFHGDTGRGCGANHQTGWTALAATLLRDRHGA
- a CDS encoding DUF4091 domain-containing protein, yielding MNRRDAIRGLALAGTLATTEGAAKAAAPAAAVERDGLRFWLESSLRRVYPTSPAGEAASMDMLAAKGERLSLQACFRNLDPSNSAIVACEVVAPEGWTARVRRVGFVPMQHLDTATPRDELEGVGFIPGLCPDPLYNDAKVHVGPESNGVFWISLNVPEGAEARVHELRVRLTLENRFGYVDFTRPQPFSVELPARVDVRPLTLRPRRDFPVTNWISADSIWEWHRIKPCGEEFWKLAGAYIRNLVSHGVDVVYTPLFNIRHEILERPAQLLKVRKVGPDRYDFDFSDVRRWVRIAREAGANQVEWPHLFTPAPTSAKHPQRVFERDDEKIGPMLWAPEIAATSPSYRAFLEQFLPQFKAFLEEEQVLDRSLFHCADEPDGDVQMADYRKARALLNELAPWMKVMDAMSDPRFATERLSDMPVPSIATAPAFTAAGCPSWAYFCCGPRGPYLQRLLDTPLAKIRMAGWLFYKLGAKGFLHWGYNYWFVFCTSRIGDPFADASVGAWPGMPYGDAFVVYPGPEGPIDSLRWEVFAESLQDYALLQSAGIRPDDPLLAPIKDYADFPKSAEWISEARRAVLARIG